In Sporocytophaga myxococcoides DSM 11118, one DNA window encodes the following:
- a CDS encoding protein-tyrosine-phosphatase: MLFQTIESYIQDAIRSFDSIPAERKKTLETISHFIQKKVDTGKTSELIYVCTHNSRRSHLGQIWGKTAASYYGLKNINTYSAGTEVTAFNPNAIKALEKAGFKVSKSEGEEKNPQYAVSYDDEKELPIICFSKTYEDTSIPKESLCAIMTCTEADGNCPFIPGTELRISCPYNDPKVFDGTAQQDEMYSERCKQIAIENLYIFSLMIHSKRK; the protein is encoded by the coding sequence ATGTTATTTCAAACTATTGAAAGTTATATTCAGGATGCTATCAGATCTTTTGATAGCATCCCTGCTGAAAGAAAAAAGACATTAGAGACAATCAGTCATTTCATTCAAAAGAAGGTAGATACAGGTAAAACATCAGAGCTTATTTATGTCTGTACACACAATTCCAGAAGAAGTCATTTAGGTCAAATATGGGGAAAGACGGCTGCCAGCTATTACGGGTTAAAAAATATAAATACCTATTCTGCCGGAACAGAAGTCACTGCATTCAATCCCAATGCTATTAAAGCATTGGAGAAAGCAGGATTTAAAGTTTCCAAATCAGAAGGAGAAGAAAAAAATCCTCAATATGCAGTTTCATATGATGACGAAAAGGAGCTTCCGATTATTTGTTTTTCTAAAACCTATGAAGATACTTCCATTCCCAAAGAAAGTCTTTGTGCAATCATGACCTGCACAGAAGCCGATGGAAATTGTCCGTTCATACCTGGAACAGAATTACGGATCTCCTGCCCTTACAATGATCCAAAAGTCTTTGATGGTACAGCACAACAGGATGAAATGTATAGTGAAAGATGCAAACAGATTGCAATAGAAAACCTTTACATTTTTTCACTAATGATACATTCAAAACGAAAATAA
- a CDS encoding PAS domain-containing sensor histidine kinase, with amino-acid sequence MELLRKLFESDFMPHGHCYFWKPEIYLTNAISDTIIAIAYFTIPFSIVYIVKIRKDFKYYWLLILFAIFILGCGTTHVMDVINIWKPYYHLDSLFRVITALASIGTAIALLKYTPEIILIPNTEEFRGINIKLQEQIVLLNQKEEQLRIAQIQLSKVNEELEKKVNERTTDLRNANEQLSKRSLELELSEGKLRTLADNIPNLVWIANKEGAISWYNSRWYEYTGKTPEEMEGWGWQSVHDPSILPVVLEKWKNSISTGRPFQMTFPIKGKDNNYKQFLTRVVPIKNSKGEIENWFGTNTDITQEIMAQKILEELAYSQRQFKSTFEQAAVGMAHVAQNGKFLLLNQKYCELLDYSLNELIDIPFKDITFHEDINADLELFQKLKEKDIPYYKIEKRYIKKDGSIIWVNLTASIVWNEKGNYEYAVAIVDDITVRKQIEEKLIHSNIELKKINTDLDNFIYTASHDLKAPISNMEGLLHTIFDETKDIFTIDVLQLLKMMEESINRLKITIKELAEISRIQKDTEDKREPISVMEIYNEYIEVHKDKLAKCNAIFTTEFNEKEVYLSKQNFRTIIYNLINNSIKYHHPQRSPVIHLNTYREDNFVVFKITDNGIGFDMSQKDKIFGMFKRLHAHVPGSGVGLYLVKRIVENSDGKIEVNSEVQKGSEFRIYLPIIDFR; translated from the coding sequence ATGGAATTATTACGCAAGCTATTCGAATCTGACTTTATGCCTCATGGCCATTGTTATTTTTGGAAGCCGGAAATTTATTTGACCAATGCAATCAGTGACACCATTATTGCTATAGCCTATTTTACTATTCCATTTAGTATTGTATATATTGTTAAAATCAGAAAGGATTTTAAGTATTATTGGTTATTGATTCTATTTGCCATATTTATTCTGGGATGTGGAACAACACATGTGATGGATGTGATAAACATTTGGAAGCCTTACTACCATCTTGATAGCTTGTTTAGAGTAATTACCGCATTGGCATCTATAGGAACAGCAATTGCTTTACTTAAGTACACTCCGGAAATAATATTGATACCTAATACAGAAGAATTCAGAGGGATAAATATAAAACTACAAGAACAGATCGTATTATTAAATCAAAAAGAGGAGCAGTTACGTATCGCCCAGATTCAATTATCCAAAGTAAATGAAGAGTTGGAAAAAAAGGTAAATGAAAGAACTACTGATTTAAGAAATGCGAATGAACAATTATCAAAAAGGTCTTTGGAATTGGAGCTAAGTGAAGGAAAACTTAGAACCTTAGCAGACAATATACCTAACCTTGTATGGATTGCAAACAAAGAGGGGGCAATCTCATGGTATAACAGCAGGTGGTATGAATATACAGGTAAAACACCTGAAGAAATGGAAGGTTGGGGATGGCAATCAGTGCATGATCCTTCTATCCTACCGGTAGTACTTGAGAAATGGAAAAATTCAATATCCACCGGACGACCTTTTCAAATGACTTTTCCAATTAAAGGAAAGGATAATAATTATAAACAGTTCCTCACAAGAGTGGTGCCGATAAAAAATTCAAAGGGAGAAATTGAAAATTGGTTTGGAACCAATACTGATATCACTCAGGAAATAATGGCACAAAAAATCTTAGAAGAATTGGCCTATAGTCAACGTCAGTTTAAATCAACTTTTGAGCAAGCAGCAGTTGGTATGGCCCATGTAGCACAAAATGGAAAATTCCTTTTACTGAATCAAAAGTATTGCGAATTACTTGATTATTCCTTAAATGAGCTCATTGATATACCTTTTAAAGATATTACATTTCATGAGGATATTAATGCTGATTTGGAACTATTTCAAAAACTCAAAGAAAAAGATATTCCTTATTATAAGATTGAAAAAAGATACATAAAAAAAGATGGTAGTATTATTTGGGTTAATCTTACAGCTTCCATTGTTTGGAATGAAAAGGGAAATTATGAATACGCAGTTGCCATTGTTGATGATATAACCGTACGTAAGCAAATCGAAGAAAAATTAATTCACTCCAATATTGAATTAAAAAAAATCAATACTGACTTGGATAATTTTATATATACCGCTTCTCATGATTTGAAAGCTCCTATCTCTAATATGGAAGGACTCCTACATACTATTTTCGATGAGACTAAAGATATATTTACAATAGATGTTCTTCAGCTTTTGAAAATGATGGAAGAGTCTATTAACCGGTTGAAGATAACAATAAAAGAACTGGCAGAAATTAGCAGAATTCAAAAAGATACCGAAGATAAAAGAGAGCCAATTTCTGTGATGGAAATTTATAACGAATACATAGAAGTTCATAAGGATAAGTTAGCAAAATGTAATGCTATTTTCACCACCGAATTTAATGAAAAAGAAGTTTACCTTTCCAAACAAAATTTCAGAACAATTATATACAATCTAATCAATAACTCCATTAAGTATCACCATCCGCAACGGAGTCCAGTAATTCATTTAAATACTTATCGGGAGGATAATTTTGTAGTTTTTAAAATAACTGACAATGGCATTGGATTTGACATGAGCCAAAAAGATAAAATTTTTGGAATGTTTAAGAGATTGCATGCACATGTTCCTGGATCTGGGGTTGGTTTGTATTTAGTTAAAAGAATTGTCGAAAATTCAGATGGAAAAATAGAAGTCAACAGCGAAGTTCAAAAAGGTTCTGAATTCAGAATATATCTACCTATTATTGATTTTAGGTAA
- a CDS encoding GNAT family N-acetyltransferase: protein MVRTATINDITQILEIYNYYIKETVVTFEIEQLDNVEMTRRFNETIDKYEWIVWQDERNNILGYAYYNSFRPRAAYQYSVESTVYLRHDSRAKGIGKQLYQELLKRFNKSKYRVILGTISLPNEPSPVA from the coding sequence ATGGTAAGAACTGCTACAATTAATGATATAACTCAGATTTTAGAAATCTACAATTACTACATCAAAGAGACGGTAGTAACTTTTGAAATAGAACAGCTCGATAATGTTGAAATGACAAGAAGGTTTAATGAAACTATAGACAAATACGAATGGATAGTTTGGCAAGATGAAAGAAATAATATACTAGGTTATGCATATTATAATTCCTTTAGACCACGTGCCGCGTATCAATACAGTGTTGAATCTACAGTTTATTTAAGACATGATTCAAGAGCTAAGGGAATCGGAAAACAACTGTATCAGGAGTTGCTGAAAAGATTTAATAAAAGCAAATACCGTGTTATTCTGGGAACAATTTCACTTCCAAATGAACCCAGTCCGGTTGCATGA
- a CDS encoding arsenite methyltransferase: MENTNERLKGIVKEEYSKIALQSKGQNETSCCGAGSCGTGTYKIMSEDYSNLEGYNPDADLGLGCGLPTEFAKIKKGDTVVDLGSGAGNDSFVARSIAGEEGEIIGIDMTEAMIQKAKANAEKLGFNNVQFRLGDIEDIPLSSKRADVVVSNCVMNLVPDKKKAFDEVYRILKPNGHFSISDIVLKGELPESIKKEAEMYAGCVSGAIKKGDYLEILSDAGFTNITVQKEKQINIPDEILLNYLNSEQLNEFKSKGSGVFSITVYAERPETECGCEPAAKCC; encoded by the coding sequence ATGGAAAATACAAATGAAAGACTAAAAGGGATAGTAAAAGAGGAATACAGCAAAATTGCTTTACAATCCAAAGGACAAAATGAAACAAGTTGTTGCGGCGCCGGAAGTTGTGGAACCGGTACTTATAAAATTATGAGCGAAGATTATTCAAACCTCGAAGGATACAACCCCGATGCAGACCTTGGACTTGGCTGTGGCCTACCTACCGAATTTGCAAAGATCAAAAAGGGTGATACAGTTGTAGACTTAGGTTCCGGAGCAGGAAATGATAGCTTCGTCGCCAGATCAATTGCAGGCGAAGAAGGAGAAATCATAGGTATAGATATGACAGAAGCAATGATTCAGAAAGCTAAAGCCAATGCAGAGAAATTAGGATTCAACAATGTGCAGTTCAGATTGGGTGATATTGAAGATATTCCTCTATCTTCCAAAAGAGCTGATGTAGTAGTAAGCAACTGTGTAATGAACCTGGTTCCTGATAAGAAAAAAGCTTTTGATGAAGTCTACAGAATACTCAAACCTAATGGTCACTTTAGTATTTCAGATATTGTTTTAAAAGGCGAACTACCCGAATCAATTAAGAAAGAAGCAGAGATGTATGCAGGTTGTGTTTCTGGGGCCATTAAGAAAGGTGATTACCTGGAAATATTGTCTGATGCGGGATTCACTAACATTACTGTTCAGAAAGAAAAACAGATCAATATTCCCGATGAAATCCTCTTGAATTACCTGAATTCAGAACAATTAAACGAATTCAAATCAAAAGGATCCGGAGTTTTCAGCATAACAGTTTATGCGGAAAGACCAGAAACAGAATGTGGGTGCGAACCTGCTGCTAAGTGTTGTTAA
- a CDS encoding YCF48-related protein, whose product MKIYYFLVLALFSSINLFAQWTRLKTPTTETLIAVCFINSDTGFVGGDAGVTTTLLKTKDGGKTWKTPNISTNNSIRTIQFANKQIGILSTDAPSEGFRTTDGGENWTKINTALIDIGEIYIKNADTAFAFSDNNDDVSYSFNGGKTWTHYPNNAFGGAAISAIHFPYPKSKIGYAVTNEGGKIFKTVNGGKTWSQISQPTSEHFNNVFFTTTNIGYALAVTEILKTTDGGEHWTPITTDLSGAKIQVVDGTLYLRSGDLKVSYDDGKSFSEMTGFSSSIIDFQMLSNSEGYSVGFDGGFYKLQIITAINSKKEKAELFKLYPNPSNGQVSIEKLEVNGSDLKLTIFNTFGHEVYKTTLDQNSWSFDLSSLNLKGNYFVKISDDNNRYEVKRIVMQ is encoded by the coding sequence ATGAAAATATATTATTTCCTGGTTTTAGCATTATTTAGTTCAATTAATCTATTTGCTCAATGGACTCGATTAAAGACCCCGACAACAGAAACTTTAATTGCAGTTTGTTTTATTAACAGTGATACTGGATTTGTCGGAGGGGATGCTGGAGTTACAACAACACTTTTAAAAACAAAAGACGGTGGTAAAACCTGGAAAACCCCGAATATCAGCACTAATAATTCAATTCGCACGATCCAGTTTGCAAATAAACAAATCGGTATCCTTTCAACAGATGCTCCTTCTGAAGGTTTCAGAACAACAGACGGCGGAGAAAATTGGACAAAAATAAACACCGCTCTTATTGACATAGGAGAAATTTACATCAAAAATGCAGATACAGCATTTGCATTCTCAGATAATAATGATGACGTGTCTTATTCTTTTAATGGCGGTAAAACCTGGACGCACTATCCCAATAATGCATTCGGTGGCGCTGCCATCTCTGCAATACATTTCCCTTATCCAAAGTCTAAAATAGGTTACGCTGTTACAAATGAGGGTGGTAAGATTTTTAAAACCGTTAACGGAGGAAAGACCTGGTCGCAAATCTCACAACCGACGAGTGAGCATTTTAATAATGTATTCTTTACTACCACCAACATCGGATATGCACTTGCCGTAACTGAGATTCTTAAAACAACTGATGGTGGTGAACACTGGACACCTATTACAACCGATTTAAGTGGAGCTAAAATACAAGTAGTAGACGGTACATTATATCTTCGTAGCGGAGACCTTAAGGTTTCCTATGATGATGGAAAAAGTTTTTCAGAAATGACAGGTTTTTCATCATCTATTATTGATTTTCAAATGCTGTCCAATTCAGAAGGATATTCCGTAGGTTTTGATGGGGGCTTTTATAAATTACAAATAATTACAGCTATCAATTCAAAAAAAGAAAAAGCAGAACTGTTTAAACTATATCCTAATCCTTCAAATGGACAAGTTTCGATTGAAAAACTTGAAGTGAATGGATCTGACTTAAAGTTAACCATATTTAATACTTTCGGGCACGAAGTCTATAAAACAACACTCGACCAAAACTCTTGGTCTTTCGATCTAAGCTCATTAAATCTTAAAGGAAATTACTTTGTAAAGATAAGTGACGACAATAACAGGTATGAAGTAAAAAGGATTGTAATGCAGTAA
- a CDS encoding SDR family oxidoreductase — translation MKSALITGANKSIGFEVARQLSQKGVYVFLGSRDLVKGREAIDKLKAEGIKNIEVIQLDVTNDESIQAARIEIGKKIQALDILINNAGIYGGYPQTALDSTIDQFKAAYDANVYSAVRMTQTFIDLLKKSSEPRIVNVTSSQGSITLHSDPAYKYYDYKGAVYLSSKSALNMYTVVLAYELKESSFKVNAVCPGYTKTDFNGHRGTGTLEDAGKRIVKYALIDKDGPTGKFFSEENNPETGEIPW, via the coding sequence ATGAAGTCAGCATTAATAACAGGTGCCAATAAAAGCATTGGCTTTGAAGTCGCCCGTCAACTTTCACAAAAAGGAGTTTATGTTTTCCTTGGTTCTCGTGATTTAGTAAAAGGTAGAGAAGCAATTGATAAACTAAAAGCGGAGGGAATAAAAAATATAGAAGTCATTCAGTTAGATGTAACAAATGATGAATCGATACAAGCAGCCCGTATCGAAATCGGTAAGAAAATACAGGCTCTGGACATTCTTATTAATAATGCAGGCATTTATGGGGGGTATCCGCAAACAGCTTTAGATTCAACTATTGACCAATTTAAAGCAGCCTATGATGCTAATGTCTACAGTGCCGTTAGAATGACTCAAACATTCATTGATTTATTAAAAAAATCTTCGGAGCCACGAATAGTCAATGTGACTTCAAGTCAAGGCTCGATTACTTTGCATAGTGACCCTGCCTATAAATATTATGATTATAAAGGGGCTGTTTATCTTTCATCAAAATCTGCTTTAAATATGTACACGGTTGTATTGGCTTACGAATTGAAGGAAAGTTCTTTTAAAGTAAATGCAGTATGTCCTGGATATACTAAAACAGATTTCAATGGACATAGAGGAACAGGAACTTTAGAAGATGCCGGAAAACGAATTGTAAAATATGCTTTGATTGACAAAGACGGACCAACAGGTAAGTTTTTCAGTGAAGAAAATAATCCGGAAACAGGCGAAATTCCTTGGTAA
- a CDS encoding GNAT family N-acetyltransferase, translating into MVQIKKVVSFEELEMIKELFKEYEQYLNTDLCFQSFKEELQSLPGCYSSPDGGLWLAFDNNKPVGCVALKKQDSKYSEMKRLYVKPEYHGNGIGKKLIEATIQKSRELGYEFVRLDVLPKSEIAIAIYKSLGFSPIPPYYQTNQEVYFFELKLKNRI; encoded by the coding sequence ATGGTTCAGATTAAAAAAGTCGTCTCTTTTGAAGAGTTAGAAATGATCAAAGAGCTCTTCAAAGAATATGAACAATATTTAAATACTGATCTTTGTTTTCAAAGTTTCAAGGAAGAATTACAAAGTCTTCCAGGATGTTATTCCAGCCCGGATGGAGGATTATGGCTCGCTTTTGATAATAATAAACCAGTTGGATGTGTCGCATTAAAGAAACAAGACTCAAAATACTCTGAAATGAAAAGGCTTTATGTAAAACCAGAATATCATGGAAATGGAATTGGTAAAAAATTGATCGAAGCTACTATTCAGAAATCTAGAGAATTAGGATATGAATTTGTTAGATTGGATGTACTTCCCAAATCAGAAATTGCAATTGCAATATATAAATCTCTTGGATTTTCACCAATTCCCCCCTACTATCAGACAAATCAGGAAGTATATTTTTTTGAATTGAAATTAAAAAATCGTATTTAA
- a CDS encoding ArsR/SmtB family transcription factor codes for MGITKTDNFNDKQNRMASLAKAIGHPARIAILEFLLKKNTCICGDLVEELPLSQATVSQHLKALKEVGLIKGEIEGTSVCYCIDEKVWNEAKEAFSKLFGSYKGVKCC; via the coding sequence ATGGGAATTACCAAAACAGACAACTTCAACGATAAACAAAACAGAATGGCAAGCCTTGCAAAAGCTATCGGACATCCTGCACGTATTGCCATCCTGGAGTTTTTATTAAAGAAAAATACATGTATCTGTGGCGATCTGGTAGAAGAACTTCCACTTTCCCAGGCAACCGTCTCACAACATCTAAAAGCATTAAAAGAAGTTGGCCTAATCAAAGGCGAGATTGAAGGCACCAGCGTTTGCTATTGCATTGATGAGAAGGTCTGGAATGAAGCTAAAGAGGCCTTCAGCAAGCTGTTCGGTTCCTACAAGGGAGTTAAGTGCTGTTAA
- a CDS encoding AraC family transcriptional regulator, which produces MQEDKGILDIEKQHDKLRIKVGSSENHFVPAEILPKAFQPHRLNFYFFVFIDSGSLTYGVDLQDFTISDGHLLFALPNQIFEPPSKTGKLEYYKLGFDENTLALLPQQFAFLVNPLNKQTLNFDPAAKLRVKKVFEILNQILYTNKEQTDTEIILAHLNALLTELNSAYFKGTQQGIISNPKLSKYIEFKLVVEKNLTEQHSINSIAEKLALSSNSLYGIVKEFAGVSPKEFIINRLMTEAQRKLHYSKISVKELAYELGFNDPDYFSRLFKKSTGQSVSEFLANQQDLSGK; this is translated from the coding sequence GTGCAAGAAGATAAAGGAATATTAGACATCGAAAAACAGCATGACAAACTTAGAATAAAAGTTGGTTCAAGCGAAAATCATTTTGTGCCTGCTGAAATCTTACCAAAAGCATTTCAACCTCATAGATTGAATTTCTATTTCTTTGTTTTTATAGACAGTGGCTCTTTAACTTACGGAGTGGACCTACAGGACTTTACCATTTCTGATGGACACTTACTTTTTGCCTTACCCAATCAAATTTTCGAGCCACCTTCTAAAACAGGTAAACTTGAATATTATAAACTAGGGTTTGATGAAAACACTTTAGCTTTACTTCCCCAACAGTTTGCTTTTTTAGTTAATCCGCTAAACAAACAAACCTTAAATTTTGATCCTGCAGCTAAACTAAGAGTAAAAAAGGTTTTTGAAATTTTAAATCAAATACTATACACAAATAAGGAGCAAACGGATACAGAAATAATTTTAGCACATTTGAATGCTCTCTTAACAGAACTCAACAGTGCCTACTTCAAAGGTACACAGCAAGGTATTATATCGAATCCTAAGCTCTCAAAATACATTGAATTTAAACTTGTGGTTGAAAAAAATCTGACCGAGCAACATTCAATAAATTCTATTGCCGAAAAATTAGCGCTAAGCTCAAATAGTTTATATGGAATTGTAAAAGAGTTTGCAGGTGTTTCACCTAAGGAATTTATTATTAATCGTTTGATGACTGAGGCACAACGAAAACTGCACTATTCAAAAATTTCTGTGAAAGAATTGGCTTACGAATTGGGCTTCAATGATCCCGATTATTTTTCACGACTTTTCAAAAAAAGCACTGGACAAAGCGTAAGCGAATTTTTAGCAAACCAACAGGATTTGTCGGGCAAATAA
- a CDS encoding PAS domain-containing sensor histidine kinase: MERIIVIKEWKPVSKSKQVRDVVTFFQYMRERLEKKLVNEAGIFSTVFESVEQGILLFKVIRDSSNQIIDFEYILINRWAEFLLGNTRTDLIGKRQLEEYPYLREVGVFDLQVNVIETGESIKIDFYYGFQGLNKWYKNVMIKISETELLVTFDDITKQKEADIDLENLQSIFLQSQALGKIGSYEWNFVTRKLTLSPEMREILCSVIIKNVDAISLESHPFEEFIHPDDREKANKAIKKAIFDHKLYDIEYKILCPGNRIKYVWSRGKVFYDNHENPIKIISTVLDITEWKRSRHEIQKREILLNLAEGMANLGSYEFDIENKSAIWSDQLFRIYGYEPNEFEPKEDNLFMVVHPQDKEYIKKLFTKTTFYEDEFEYQFRFIRKDSSLGVSYGKARVIKNENKQIIRITGFVQDITERVKILEQLKTLNSELEMRVTDRTKELSIIIDNLKMLNDSLDNYAYIISHDLKAPLTVIEGLVPFIKEDCQARPFGEEGMKMLDMVGAKVEDMKDIIENVLKTAKMQKQIKEPINLLHLCQDVLTTLNPPSHFQIHISYNLPIVNYNRTSLKQILQNLIGNAFKYMDKEIPDIKIGAVEKDKYYQIYVRDNGSGITEDKLSKIFERFEIAHSKENIESYGLGLSIVKQLVEANGGRVWVESELGKGSNFYFTIPK, encoded by the coding sequence TTGGAAAGGATAATTGTTATAAAGGAGTGGAAGCCAGTAAGTAAATCAAAACAGGTTAGGGATGTTGTAACATTCTTTCAATATATGAGGGAAAGACTTGAAAAGAAATTAGTGAATGAAGCAGGGATTTTTTCCACAGTATTTGAATCGGTGGAACAAGGGATTTTATTATTCAAGGTAATAAGAGATTCCTCAAATCAAATTATAGATTTTGAATATATCCTTATCAACCGTTGGGCTGAATTTTTACTTGGCAACACACGAACTGACCTCATTGGAAAAAGACAGCTGGAAGAATATCCTTATCTGAGAGAAGTAGGAGTTTTCGATTTACAAGTAAATGTCATAGAAACTGGAGAATCAATTAAAATAGATTTTTATTATGGATTTCAAGGTCTTAATAAATGGTATAAGAACGTGATGATTAAAATAAGTGAAACTGAACTTCTTGTTACCTTTGATGATATCACCAAACAAAAAGAGGCCGATATTGACTTGGAAAACCTTCAGTCTATCTTCCTTCAATCGCAGGCCTTAGGTAAAATCGGAAGCTACGAATGGAATTTTGTGACCAGGAAATTAACCTTAAGTCCTGAGATGCGTGAAATACTTTGTTCGGTCATCATTAAAAATGTTGATGCTATATCATTGGAAAGTCATCCCTTTGAAGAATTCATTCATCCTGACGACAGGGAAAAAGCTAACAAGGCAATTAAGAAAGCAATTTTTGACCATAAGCTTTACGATATTGAATATAAAATTTTATGTCCGGGCAATAGAATTAAATATGTTTGGTCAAGGGGAAAGGTATTTTATGATAACCATGAAAATCCTATTAAAATAATAAGCACGGTCCTGGATATTACCGAATGGAAAAGAAGTAGACATGAAATCCAGAAAAGAGAAATCCTTTTGAATCTTGCAGAGGGAATGGCAAATCTTGGTAGTTATGAATTCGATATTGAAAATAAAAGTGCCATCTGGTCTGATCAATTATTCAGGATCTATGGTTACGAGCCCAATGAATTCGAACCTAAAGAAGACAATCTATTTATGGTAGTACATCCTCAAGATAAAGAATATATTAAAAAATTATTTACCAAGACTACTTTTTATGAGGATGAATTTGAATATCAGTTTAGATTCATTAGGAAAGATTCTTCGTTAGGCGTGAGTTATGGGAAAGCAAGGGTAATTAAGAATGAAAATAAGCAAATAATAAGGATCACTGGATTTGTTCAGGATATAACAGAAAGAGTTAAGATTCTTGAACAACTAAAGACCCTTAATTCTGAGCTTGAAATGCGTGTGACAGATAGAACGAAAGAATTGTCCATAATCATTGATAACTTAAAAATGTTAAATGACTCACTTGATAACTATGCTTATATCATTTCTCATGACCTCAAGGCTCCTCTTACTGTAATTGAAGGATTAGTGCCTTTTATTAAAGAAGATTGTCAGGCCAGACCTTTTGGTGAGGAAGGAATGAAAATGCTGGATATGGTTGGTGCAAAGGTTGAGGATATGAAAGACATTATTGAAAATGTTTTGAAAACAGCAAAAATGCAAAAGCAGATCAAAGAGCCTATCAATCTTTTGCATCTTTGTCAAGATGTTCTAACTACATTAAATCCGCCTTCTCATTTTCAAATTCATATTTCATATAATTTGCCTATAGTTAATTATAACAGGACGTCTCTTAAGCAAATTCTCCAGAATCTTATAGGCAATGCCTTCAAATACATGGACAAAGAAATCCCGGATATTAAAATCGGAGCTGTTGAAAAAGATAAATATTATCAGATTTATGTCCGTGATAATGGTTCGGGTATTACTGAAGATAAGTTGTCCAAAATATTTGAGCGGTTTGAAATAGCGCATAGCAAAGAGAACATTGAAAGTTATGGCCTTGGTCTTTCTATTGTTAAACAGCTCGTGGAGGCAAATGGTGGAAGAGTATGGGTAGAAAGTGAATTAGGAAAGGGAAGTAATTTTTATTTTACTATACCAAAATAG